A region of Desulfolithobacter dissulfuricans DNA encodes the following proteins:
- the amrB gene encoding AmmeMemoRadiSam system protein B: MTRMPAVADQFYPGDPVALRRTLDELIPSVREKTGALAVISPHAGYVYSGAVAGATFARVNIPRTAVILGPNHHGRGEPLALGVTDWSMPLGPVPVERQLAVSILRRSEVIVDDDIAHRYEHSLEVQVPFLQYFREDLSIVPICASHVSYAVCEQAARDLALGIRDFGEPVLLVASTDMTHYEPRESASRKDSVALQRILALDPAGLYETVLANRISMCGVIPTTIVLLTAIELGASRVELVRYTDSGEVSGDTSQVVGYAGLVIR, from the coding sequence ATGACACGGATGCCTGCTGTTGCCGACCAGTTTTATCCCGGAGATCCGGTGGCGCTGCGCCGGACCCTGGACGAGCTGATTCCATCGGTCAGGGAAAAAACCGGAGCACTGGCCGTTATTTCGCCCCATGCGGGCTATGTGTATTCCGGGGCTGTGGCCGGGGCGACCTTTGCCCGGGTGAACATACCCCGGACCGCGGTTATCCTGGGGCCGAATCATCACGGCCGGGGCGAACCGCTGGCCCTCGGGGTGACGGACTGGAGCATGCCGCTGGGTCCGGTGCCTGTCGAGCGCCAGCTGGCGGTTTCCATCCTGCGTCGTTCCGAGGTGATTGTCGATGACGATATCGCCCACCGCTACGAGCACTCCCTGGAAGTTCAGGTCCCGTTCCTGCAGTACTTCCGGGAAGATCTCAGTATCGTGCCCATCTGTGCCTCCCATGTTTCCTACGCTGTCTGCGAGCAGGCGGCCCGTGACCTGGCCCTGGGTATCCGGGATTTCGGAGAGCCGGTCCTGCTGGTGGCCAGCACCGACATGACCCACTATGAGCCGCGGGAGAGTGCGAGCCGCAAGGACAGTGTGGCCCTGCAACGGATCCTGGCCCTGGATCCCGCAGGGCTCTACGAGACCGTGCTCGCCAATCGGATCTCCATGTGCGGGGTTATTCCCACCACCATTGTCCTGCTCACCGCCATCGAACTGGGGGCAAGCCGGGTCGAGCTGGTCCGGTATACCGATTCCGGAGAGGTCAGCGGCGATACCTCCCAGGTCGTGGGCTATGCGGGGCTGGTGATCCGCTGA
- a CDS encoding HNH endonuclease, with protein MDFYGLDGIDEAVIRAERNKARSLRKTRWWQQKTSSGTCYYCRRKVGFKNLTMDHIIPLSRGGRSTKDNLVPCCKECNIRKKNSLPVEWDEYMESLDTKNS; from the coding sequence ATGGATTTCTATGGACTTGACGGCATTGACGAGGCCGTTATCCGGGCAGAGCGGAATAAAGCACGCAGCCTGCGCAAGACCAGGTGGTGGCAGCAGAAGACCAGCTCTGGAACCTGTTATTACTGTCGCCGCAAGGTGGGGTTCAAAAACCTGACCATGGATCACATAATCCCCCTGTCCCGGGGTGGTCGTTCCACCAAGGATAACCTTGTTCCCTGCTGCAAGGAGTGCAATATCCGTAAAAAAAACTCCCTGCCGGTGGAATGGGACGAATACATGGAGTCACTGGACACAAAGAACTCTTGA
- a CDS encoding bifunctional folylpolyglutamate synthase/dihydrofolate synthase codes for MLKIDGNHKTLKPTMNYNDAWTFLDQLQFFKIKLGLDAMHDFLDRLDNPQQELACIHIGGTNGKGSVGATLTTILTRAGYRVGFYTSPHLSCVRERFRIGDRFISEQEFARQATRIRDVLDGSQITYFEFTTALALGWFAEQRVDLAILEVGMGGRLDATNVVTPLVSVITNVSMDHEQYLGTTLTQVAREKAGIIKQGIPVVCGVADREPLAVMEETCNARSAPLYLAGRDFHGRLTDRRSRRWQYLGPDGTQLDDLPLAMKGGYQVDNAAMALATIQLLGKNGFNVRDEHIRAGLAATRWPGRLEEFWRHRDGRIFLSGPVPEGAHHFLLDGAHNPAGVEALRQALDEEFSHCGLILVWGAMADKDLGQTLEVIAPLARTIIFTRPESERSATSEQLADALPPEMRDKTRSAESVAEALDMAMELAGPGELICIGGSLYLVGAARRILLGELCP; via the coding sequence ATGCTGAAGATTGATGGTAATCACAAAACCTTAAAACCGACCATGAACTACAACGACGCCTGGACCTTCCTGGACCAGCTGCAGTTTTTCAAGATAAAATTGGGCCTGGATGCCATGCACGACTTCCTGGACCGGCTGGACAACCCGCAGCAGGAACTTGCCTGCATCCACATCGGCGGCACCAACGGCAAGGGCTCGGTGGGGGCCACCCTGACCACCATCCTCACCCGGGCAGGGTACAGGGTAGGCTTCTACACCTCACCCCACTTAAGCTGCGTGCGCGAACGGTTCCGCATCGGCGACCGGTTCATAAGCGAACAGGAATTTGCCCGCCAGGCCACCCGGATCAGGGATGTCCTCGACGGTAGCCAGATCACCTATTTCGAGTTCACCACTGCCCTGGCCCTGGGCTGGTTCGCCGAGCAGAGGGTGGATCTGGCCATCCTCGAGGTGGGCATGGGCGGCCGGCTCGATGCCACCAACGTGGTCACGCCGCTGGTCTCGGTGATCACCAATGTCTCCATGGACCATGAACAGTACCTGGGCACCACCCTGACCCAGGTGGCCCGGGAAAAGGCCGGCATCATCAAGCAGGGAATTCCGGTGGTCTGCGGTGTCGCAGACAGGGAACCGCTGGCGGTGATGGAGGAGACCTGCAACGCCAGATCAGCTCCCCTGTACCTCGCCGGCCGTGATTTCCATGGCCGGCTGACCGACCGACGAAGCCGCAGATGGCAATACCTCGGCCCGGACGGGACGCAGCTGGATGATCTACCGCTGGCCATGAAAGGCGGTTACCAGGTCGACAACGCGGCCATGGCCCTGGCTACAATCCAGCTGCTTGGGAAGAACGGGTTTAACGTCCGGGACGAACATATCCGCGCCGGCCTGGCAGCCACCCGCTGGCCCGGTCGGTTGGAGGAATTCTGGCGCCACCGGGACGGCAGAATCTTCCTTTCCGGCCCGGTCCCGGAGGGCGCCCATCATTTCCTTCTCGATGGAGCCCATAATCCGGCCGGTGTGGAGGCGCTGCGTCAGGCCCTGGACGAGGAATTCTCCCACTGCGGCCTCATTCTTGTGTGGGGCGCCATGGCAGATAAGGATCTTGGCCAGACACTGGAGGTTATCGCCCCGCTGGCCCGGACCATTATCTTCACCCGGCCTGAAAGCGAACGCTCGGCCACCTCCGAGCAGCTGGCCGATGCCCTGCCCCCGGAAATGCGTGATAAAACACGGTCAGCCGAATCGGTTGCAGAGGCCCTGGACATGGCCATGGAACTGGCAGGCCCGGGGGAGCTGATCTGCATTGGTGGCTCCCTCTACCTGGTCGGTGCTGCCCGGAGGATTCTCCTGGGAGAGTTATGTCCTTAG
- the ltrA gene encoding group II intron reverse transcriptase/maturase: protein MVDVWYSLYDRMLSRENLVKAFYKVKSSKGAAGIDGQSIDDFAGSLATNIDHLLTELQDKSYQPLAVRRVEIPKPNGGKRLLGIPAVRDRVVQQALLDILQPIFDRDFHPSSYGYRPGRSCHQAISKATMFIRTYERKWVVDMDLSKCFDTLNHDLILASFRRRVSDGSILGLLEKFLKSGVLTGDGWQASEVGSPQGGVISPLIANVYLDSFDQFMKNRGHRIVRYADDILILCQSKSAAENALNQASRYLEEELLLTVNQEKTHISHSLKGIKFLGVCIHSVMTRIQRGKVRAFKAKVKAMTRRNSPVNLEKVIADLNRLLRGFANYFRIANCKGEFSRLMRWIRRRLRAVQLKLWKKPCRLHRRLRQLGYRGEFKSIKMNSWANAASPLSHYALPNSCLHGEMGLFDLASVQTGISVSV from the coding sequence ATGGTTGACGTCTGGTACAGCCTATATGATCGAATGCTGAGCCGGGAGAACCTGGTCAAGGCATTCTACAAGGTGAAATCCTCGAAAGGAGCTGCCGGTATAGACGGCCAGTCCATCGATGATTTTGCCGGATCACTTGCGACCAATATCGATCATCTCCTGACGGAACTGCAGGACAAGAGCTACCAGCCGCTGGCCGTGCGACGGGTGGAGATCCCGAAGCCGAACGGCGGGAAACGGCTACTCGGCATACCTGCAGTCCGTGACCGTGTGGTACAGCAGGCCCTGCTGGATATACTTCAACCAATATTTGACCGCGATTTCCATCCGTCGAGCTACGGCTACCGTCCTGGTCGGAGTTGTCACCAGGCAATCAGCAAAGCCACGATGTTCATCCGGACGTACGAGCGGAAATGGGTAGTGGACATGGATCTGTCGAAATGCTTCGACACGTTGAACCATGACCTGATCCTTGCCTCGTTCCGTCGCCGGGTCAGCGATGGAAGTATTCTTGGTCTGCTGGAGAAGTTTTTGAAAAGCGGTGTTCTGACAGGAGATGGTTGGCAGGCCAGCGAGGTCGGCAGTCCGCAGGGCGGAGTTATCAGCCCGTTGATTGCCAACGTATACCTTGATTCCTTCGATCAGTTTATGAAGAATCGTGGCCACCGCATCGTCCGCTATGCGGACGACATCCTGATCCTGTGCCAGTCAAAGAGCGCAGCCGAAAATGCACTGAACCAGGCCAGTCGTTATCTTGAAGAAGAACTGCTGTTGACCGTCAACCAGGAAAAGACCCATATAAGCCACAGCCTCAAAGGGATTAAATTTCTTGGAGTTTGTATCCACTCCGTGATGACCCGAATACAGCGAGGCAAGGTGAGGGCCTTCAAGGCAAAGGTCAAGGCGATGACCCGGCGTAACTCCCCGGTGAACCTTGAGAAGGTGATAGCCGACCTCAACCGGTTGCTGAGGGGTTTTGCCAACTACTTTCGGATAGCGAACTGCAAGGGTGAGTTTTCTCGGCTGATGAGGTGGATCAGAAGACGGCTGCGTGCTGTTCAGTTGAAGCTGTGGAAAAAGCCGTGCAGGCTACACCGCAGACTGAGACAGCTGGGCTATAGAGGAGAGTTCAAAAGTATCAAGATGAACTCCTGGGCCAATGCAGCAAGTCCACTGAGCCATTATGCCCTTCCCAACAGCTGCCTGCATGGGGAAATGGGGCTCTTTGACCTCGCATCTGTACAGACCGGAATTTCTGTTTCAGTATGA